Proteins from a single region of Streptomyces vinaceus:
- the moeZ gene encoding adenylyltransferase/sulfurtransferase MoeZ, with translation MSLPPLVEPAAELTVDEVRRYSRHLIIPDVGMDGQKRLKNAKVLAVGAGGLGSPALMYLAAAGVGTLGIVEFDEVDESNLQRQIIHSQSDIGRSKAESARDSVLGINPYVNVVLHEERLEAENVMEIFSQYDLIVDGTDNFATRYLVNDACVLLNKPYVWGSIYRFDGQASVFWSEHGPCYRCLYPEPPPPGMVPSCAEGGVLGVLCASIGSIQVTEAIKVLTGVGEPLVGRLMIYDALEMQYRQVKVRKDPDCAVCGPNATVTELIDYEAFCGVVSEEAQEAALGSTITPKQLKEWIDNEEPIEIIDVREINEYEIVSIPGAKLIPKGEFLMGTALQDLPQDKRIVLHCKTGVRSAEVLAVLKSAGFSDAVHVGGGVIGWVHQIEPEKPVY, from the coding sequence GTGTCGCTGCCACCCCTGGTCGAGCCAGCTGCTGAGCTCACCGTTGACGAGGTCCGTCGGTACTCCCGCCACCTGATCATCCCGGATGTCGGGATGGACGGCCAGAAGCGCCTGAAGAACGCCAAGGTGCTGGCCGTGGGCGCGGGCGGCCTCGGCTCGCCCGCCCTCATGTACCTGGCCGCGGCCGGCGTCGGCACGCTGGGCATCGTGGAGTTCGACGAGGTCGACGAGTCGAACCTCCAGCGCCAGATCATCCACAGCCAGTCGGACATCGGCCGCTCCAAGGCCGAGTCCGCGCGCGACAGCGTGCTGGGCATCAACCCGTACGTGAACGTGGTCCTTCACGAAGAGCGGCTCGAAGCCGAGAACGTGATGGAGATCTTCAGCCAGTACGACCTCATCGTCGACGGCACGGACAACTTCGCCACGCGCTACCTCGTCAACGACGCCTGCGTCCTGCTGAACAAGCCGTACGTGTGGGGCTCGATCTACCGCTTCGACGGCCAGGCCTCGGTCTTCTGGTCCGAGCACGGGCCGTGCTACCGCTGCCTGTACCCGGAGCCCCCGCCGCCGGGCATGGTCCCGAGCTGCGCCGAGGGCGGCGTGCTGGGCGTGCTCTGCGCGTCCATCGGCTCGATCCAGGTGACGGAGGCCATCAAGGTCCTCACCGGCGTCGGCGAGCCGCTCGTCGGCCGCCTGATGATCTACGACGCCCTGGAGATGCAGTACCGGCAGGTCAAGGTCCGCAAGGACCCCGACTGCGCGGTCTGCGGTCCGAACGCGACGGTCACCGAGCTCATCGACTACGAGGCCTTCTGCGGCGTCGTGTCGGAGGAGGCCCAGGAGGCGGCGCTCGGCTCCACGATCACTCCCAAGCAGCTCAAGGAGTGGATCGACAACGAGGAGCCGATCGAGATCATCGACGTCCGCGAGATCAACGAGTACGAGATCGTCTCGATCCCCGGCGCGAAGCTGATCCCCAAGGGCGAGTTCCTGATGGGCACCGCCCTCCAGGACCTCCCGCAGGACAAGCGCATCGTCTTGCACTGCAAGACGGGTGTCCGCAGTGCGGAAGTCCTCGCGGTCCTGAAGTCCGCGGGCTTCAGCGACGCCGTCCACGTCGGCGGCGGCGTGATCGGCTGGGTCCACCAGATCGAGCCCGAGAAGCCGGTCTACTAG
- the pelF gene encoding GT4 family glycosyltransferase PelF: MRIGLLTEGGYPYATGEARLWCDRLVRGLPQHEFELYALSRSAEQEERGRVVLPEHVTRVWTAPLWAPADDGRTYSRRERRRFADSFKELVRGICAGEPEPESFASGLYGLAELAREQGGMYAALRSETAVRAVESGCRAPGARRSVQRAQVADLLDFVDELERLLRPLSLDWYEDLREVDVCHAAAGGIAALPGLLAKRFFGVPLLVTEYGVQLRAHYLEHAADPAAASGPVGGRAGAGGPGAAPRPAVRALLGAFHMRLAGEIYAEADLLTPGNAHARRWQERCGATRDRLRTVYPGMEADRFATVGEDPDCGDPDTLVWVGRIEPAKDLIALLHAFAEVRRAAPQARLRIFATAVVPGYLADCRSLAAQLFPDEAADAVTVGENPVTFEEIGGPEVPTPAHAYGSGRVVVLSSVIEGFPITLAEAMLCGRATVSTDVGAVYEVIGGTGLVVPPRNPRALADACLALLRDPERAHRLGAAARARALELFTVEQNVAAFREIYLQLLARGPGRAAGGVPFEQPLEARVPGHWTSPTWADPGAGAGAGPGAGTASDPDAASGSGSGSGPASGFGSGPASGFGSGSASGSGSASISGSGSASASAPVSGSGSGSAEAPAPGAAAAKTPRTNTTTATEATV; this comes from the coding sequence GTGCGGATCGGACTGCTCACGGAAGGTGGTTATCCGTATGCGACGGGGGAGGCGCGGCTGTGGTGCGACCGGCTGGTCCGCGGTCTGCCGCAGCACGAGTTCGAGCTCTACGCGCTGAGCCGCAGCGCCGAGCAGGAGGAGCGCGGCCGCGTCGTCCTGCCCGAGCACGTCACCCGCGTGTGGACCGCCCCGCTCTGGGCCCCGGCGGACGACGGGCGCACGTACTCCCGGCGTGAGCGCCGCCGTTTCGCCGACAGCTTCAAGGAACTGGTCCGCGGGATCTGCGCGGGCGAGCCGGAACCCGAGTCCTTCGCCTCAGGCCTGTACGGACTGGCCGAACTCGCCCGGGAACAGGGCGGGATGTACGCGGCCCTGCGCTCCGAGACCGCGGTGCGGGCGGTGGAGTCCGGCTGCCGGGCCCCCGGCGCGCGCCGCTCCGTACAGCGCGCCCAGGTGGCCGACCTGCTGGACTTCGTCGACGAACTGGAGCGGCTGCTGCGGCCGTTGTCCCTCGACTGGTACGAGGACCTGCGCGAGGTGGACGTCTGTCACGCGGCGGCGGGCGGGATCGCCGCACTCCCCGGCCTGCTGGCCAAACGCTTCTTCGGGGTCCCGCTGCTGGTGACGGAGTACGGGGTCCAACTCCGGGCCCACTACCTGGAGCACGCGGCCGACCCGGCCGCGGCGTCAGGGCCGGTGGGCGGGAGAGCCGGCGCCGGCGGGCCCGGGGCGGCGCCGCGGCCGGCCGTACGGGCCCTGCTGGGGGCCTTCCACATGCGGCTGGCCGGCGAGATCTACGCCGAGGCCGACCTCCTCACCCCCGGCAACGCGCACGCCCGGCGCTGGCAGGAGCGCTGCGGCGCCACCCGCGACCGGCTGCGGACGGTGTACCCGGGGATGGAGGCGGACCGATTCGCCACCGTCGGCGAGGACCCCGACTGCGGGGACCCCGACACCCTGGTCTGGGTCGGCCGGATAGAGCCCGCCAAGGACCTGATCGCACTGCTGCACGCCTTCGCCGAGGTGCGCCGGGCCGCGCCGCAGGCCCGGCTGCGGATCTTCGCCACCGCCGTGGTCCCCGGCTACCTCGCCGACTGCCGCTCGCTCGCCGCGCAGCTCTTCCCCGACGAGGCCGCCGACGCCGTCACGGTCGGGGAGAACCCCGTCACGTTCGAGGAGATCGGCGGCCCCGAGGTCCCCACGCCGGCCCACGCGTACGGCTCCGGACGGGTGGTGGTGCTGTCCTCGGTGATCGAGGGCTTCCCGATCACGCTGGCCGAGGCGATGCTCTGCGGCCGGGCCACCGTCTCCACCGACGTCGGCGCCGTGTACGAGGTCATCGGCGGTACGGGACTGGTCGTCCCGCCGCGCAACCCGCGGGCGCTGGCCGACGCCTGCCTGGCGCTGCTGCGGGATCCGGAGCGGGCGCACCGGCTGGGCGCGGCCGCCCGGGCGCGGGCCCTGGAACTGTTCACCGTCGAGCAGAACGTGGCCGCCTTCCGGGAGATATACCTCCAGCTGCTGGCCCGCGGACCGGGGCGGGCGGCGGGCGGGGTCCCGTTCGAACAGCCCCTGGAGGCCAGGGTTCCGGGGCACTGGACGAGCCCCACGTGGGCCGATCCGGGGGCGGGTGCCGGAGCGGGGCCGGGTGCGGGTACGGCTTCCGATCCGGATGCCGCGTCGGGTTCCGGATCCGGGTCCGGGCCTGCTTCCGGGTTCGGGTCGGGGCCTGCTTCCGGGTTCGGGTCCGGGTCTGCGTCTGGTTCCGGTTCGGCGTCCATTTCTGGTTCCGGTTCGGCGTCGGCGTCGGCGCCGGTGTCCGGGTCCGGTTCCGGTTCCGCCGAGGCGCCGGCTCCGGGAGCGGCTGCCGCGAAGACCCCTCGTACGAACACCACCACGGCCACGGAGGCGACCGTATGA
- a CDS encoding dipeptide ABC transporter ATP-binding protein, whose amino-acid sequence MSVDDVLVEVAGLTVDFPVDGPDGGPREYVRAVDGVSFTLAPGGALGIVGESGSGKSTVAAALLGLHRGTGARLGGSVRVGGTDVGAATAAELRALRGGTAAMVFQDPLSSLDPYHAVGDQIAEVYRVHADVSRRAARARAVEVLDRVGIPDAVRRARARPHEFSGGMRQRTLIAMALACEPRLLIADEPTTALDVTVQAQVLELLHGLREERGLALVLVTHDVGVAAHSVDELLVMRGGATVERGPVGRVLAAPADAYTKDLLAAVPRLDGPRLTRPAGAAAGADGAGADGAGAGAAGPVVEAVALRREFGRGRRKVVAVGGVTLSVRAGETLGIVGESGSGKSTLGRMLVGLLEPGSGQVRHDGRAAAGVVPGVQMVFQDPASSLNPRRSVGESIADPLRAAGERDEAAIRARVGELLVRVGLEAGHHDRYPHEFSGGQRQRVGIARALAPRPRLIVCDEPVSALDVTTQAQITALLAELQRELGIALVFIAHDLAVVRQVSDRVAVMRGGLVVEEGPVEEVYDRPRHAYTRQLLAAVPDVGDARGA is encoded by the coding sequence ATGAGCGTGGACGACGTACTGGTGGAGGTCGCCGGCCTCACCGTCGACTTCCCGGTGGACGGGCCGGACGGCGGACCGCGGGAGTACGTCCGGGCCGTCGACGGTGTCTCCTTCACCCTGGCGCCGGGCGGAGCCCTCGGCATCGTCGGAGAGTCCGGCAGCGGCAAGTCCACCGTGGCCGCGGCCCTGCTGGGGCTGCACCGCGGGACCGGCGCCCGGCTCGGCGGCTCGGTCCGGGTCGGCGGCACGGACGTCGGCGCCGCCACGGCCGCCGAACTGCGCGCGCTGCGCGGAGGCACCGCGGCCATGGTCTTCCAGGACCCGCTCAGCTCCCTCGACCCGTACCACGCCGTCGGCGACCAGATCGCCGAGGTGTACCGGGTCCACGCGGACGTCTCGCGGCGCGCGGCGCGGGCGCGGGCGGTCGAGGTACTGGACCGGGTGGGCATCCCCGACGCGGTACGCCGCGCGCGGGCGCGGCCGCACGAGTTCAGCGGCGGCATGCGGCAGCGGACGCTGATCGCTATGGCGCTGGCCTGCGAGCCCCGGCTGCTCATCGCCGACGAGCCGACCACCGCACTCGACGTCACCGTGCAGGCCCAGGTCCTGGAGCTGCTGCACGGCCTGCGCGAGGAGCGCGGGCTCGCCCTGGTGCTGGTCACGCACGATGTCGGCGTGGCGGCGCACAGCGTGGACGAGCTGCTGGTCATGCGGGGCGGCGCCACCGTGGAGCGCGGTCCGGTGGGCCGGGTCCTGGCCGCGCCGGCCGACGCGTACACGAAGGACCTGCTGGCGGCCGTACCGAGGCTGGACGGCCCGCGGCTGACGCGGCCGGCCGGTGCTGCGGCCGGTGCCGACGGGGCCGGTGCCGACGGGGCCGGTGCCGGCGCGGCCGGGCCCGTCGTCGAAGCCGTCGCGCTGCGGCGGGAGTTCGGCCGGGGCCGGCGCAAGGTCGTCGCCGTCGGAGGGGTCACGCTCTCCGTACGGGCGGGGGAGACGCTGGGCATCGTGGGGGAGAGCGGCAGCGGCAAGAGCACCCTCGGCCGGATGCTCGTCGGCCTGCTGGAGCCCGGCTCCGGGCAGGTCCGCCACGACGGCCGGGCCGCCGCGGGCGTGGTCCCCGGCGTCCAGATGGTGTTCCAGGACCCGGCCTCCTCCCTCAACCCGCGCCGCTCGGTCGGCGAGTCCATCGCCGACCCGCTGCGCGCCGCGGGGGAGCGCGACGAGGCCGCGATCCGGGCCAGGGTCGGGGAACTCCTGGTCCGCGTCGGGCTGGAGGCCGGGCACCACGACCGCTACCCGCACGAGTTCAGCGGCGGCCAGCGCCAACGGGTCGGCATCGCCCGGGCCCTGGCGCCCCGGCCCCGGCTGATCGTCTGCGACGAGCCCGTCTCCGCGCTCGACGTGACCACGCAGGCGCAGATCACGGCCCTGCTGGCCGAGCTCCAGCGGGAGCTCGGGATCGCGCTGGTCTTCATCGCGCACGACCTCGCCGTGGTCCGGCAGGTCAGCGACCGGGTCGCCGTCATGCGCGGCGGCCTGGTGGTCGAGGAGGGCCCAGTCGAGGAGGTGTACGACCGCCCCCGGCACGCGTACACGCGCCAACTGCTCGCCGCCGTACCGGATGTGGGGGACGCCCGGGGCGCCTGA
- a CDS encoding spherulation-specific family 4 protein, translating to MPHLTTAATAAAATEAGRLGLGVPGYAHPLLAPVEWAELTRPGTPLHWTVLNVTDGPGGRPDPHCTEAAGKLREAGRAVLGHLAMRDGARSFGELVSDAHRFLDWYRVGGFYLAGAPADRTELAAVRRVVDTLRGLGEDLHIVLGHGTHPYEGYAEAADQLVTFSGAWADYRWSQVAEWTAEYPAERFCHLVHGVPRSHLEEAVRIARWQGAGTIWFTDRGDGGGRDPWASMPAYWDEIVSQIGPGVSE from the coding sequence GTGCCGCATCTGACGACCGCGGCCACGGCGGCCGCCGCGACCGAGGCGGGCCGCCTCGGCCTCGGCGTCCCCGGGTACGCGCACCCCCTGCTCGCACCGGTCGAATGGGCGGAGCTGACCCGCCCCGGAACCCCGCTGCACTGGACGGTGCTCAACGTCACGGACGGGCCGGGAGGCCGGCCCGACCCGCACTGCACCGAGGCCGCGGGCAAGCTGCGGGAAGCCGGCCGGGCCGTGCTCGGCCATCTCGCGATGCGAGACGGCGCCCGCTCCTTCGGCGAGCTGGTCTCCGACGCCCACCGCTTCCTCGACTGGTACCGGGTCGGCGGGTTCTACCTGGCCGGGGCCCCGGCGGACCGGACCGAGCTGGCCGCGGTGCGCCGGGTCGTGGACACCCTGCGCGGCCTCGGCGAGGACCTGCACATCGTGCTGGGACACGGCACGCACCCGTACGAGGGTTACGCGGAAGCCGCCGACCAGCTGGTCACCTTCTCCGGGGCCTGGGCCGACTACCGCTGGTCGCAGGTGGCGGAGTGGACCGCCGAGTATCCGGCCGAGCGCTTCTGCCACCTGGTCCACGGGGTGCCGCGCTCGCACCTGGAGGAGGCGGTGCGGATCGCCCGCTGGCAGGGCGCCGGCACGATCTGGTTCACCGACCGGGGCGACGGCGGAGGCCGCGATCCGTGGGCCTCGATGCCCGCGTACTGGGACGAAATCGTCTCGCAGATCGGACCGGGTGTCTCGGAATGA
- a CDS encoding ABC transporter permease, translating to MTRFLLGRIGGALFVLLALSVTVYLLFYVAPGDPARLACGERCNPVQVAQVRGQLGLNDPVVVQYLHFLQGLFTGRDYSGGAGLVLHCDAPCLGFSYQNDQQVTELLLDRLPATLSLALGALVIWLVVGVGTGLLSALRRGGPTERALTLLTLAGTGTPVFIFGLLLLMVVCAYLRWLPFPTYVPLGEDPEQWAWNMLLPWITLGVFESAKYARLTRSATLETLAEDHIRTFRAYGVGERAIVTRHALRGAVAPVIALSAVDFGTMIGGAVLTESLFGIPGLGKTLIDGVRVVDLPVVVGVVLAIGAAVVLAGVVADLLYALADRRVALT from the coding sequence GTGACCCGCTTCCTGCTCGGCCGGATCGGCGGCGCGCTCTTCGTGCTGCTCGCCCTGTCCGTCACCGTCTACCTCCTCTTCTACGTCGCCCCCGGCGACCCGGCCCGGCTCGCCTGCGGGGAGCGCTGCAATCCGGTGCAGGTCGCCCAGGTGCGCGGGCAGCTCGGCCTGAACGACCCGGTGGTCGTCCAGTACCTGCACTTCCTTCAGGGGCTGTTCACCGGCCGGGACTACTCCGGCGGCGCCGGGCTGGTCCTGCACTGCGACGCGCCCTGCCTGGGCTTCTCGTACCAGAACGACCAGCAGGTCACCGAGCTGCTGCTGGACCGGCTCCCGGCCACCCTGTCGCTGGCGCTCGGCGCCCTGGTCATCTGGCTCGTCGTCGGCGTCGGCACCGGACTGCTGTCCGCGCTGCGCCGCGGGGGGCCGACGGAGCGGGCCCTGACCCTGCTGACCCTGGCCGGGACCGGGACGCCCGTCTTCATCTTCGGACTGCTGCTGCTCATGGTGGTCTGCGCGTACCTGCGCTGGCTGCCGTTCCCGACGTACGTGCCGCTGGGCGAGGACCCGGAACAGTGGGCCTGGAACATGCTGCTGCCCTGGATCACGCTCGGCGTCTTCGAGTCCGCCAAGTACGCCCGGCTCACCCGGAGCGCCACCCTGGAGACGCTCGCCGAGGACCACATCCGCACCTTCCGCGCCTACGGGGTGGGGGAGCGCGCGATCGTCACCCGCCACGCGCTGCGCGGGGCGGTGGCGCCGGTGATCGCGCTCAGCGCCGTGGACTTCGGCACGATGATCGGCGGAGCCGTGCTCACCGAGTCGCTGTTCGGGATCCCCGGACTCGGCAAGACACTGATCGACGGGGTACGGGTCGTGGACCTGCCGGTGGTGGTCGGAGTGGTCCTGGCCATCGGCGCGGCCGTCGTCCTCGCGGGAGTCGTCGCCGACCTGCTGTACGCCCTCGCGGACCGAAGGGTGGCCCTGACATGA
- a CDS encoding alpha/beta hydrolase: MGRNLVRGAVAVVVAVGLAGVSGCSDGGEGKPEAGGTPGAAPLKWGECEAPDVAEGGGQAPPKDWECATLHVPLDYAKPEGETIPLALIRAKARDKNKRLGSLVFNFGGPGGSGISTLPGAAKEYEALRERYDLVSFDPRGVGSSAPVLCEDDKQLDAYYAQDSSPETPQEEKAFLGNLEKYKNACKDRSGHLLPYVGTENAARDLDRIRQALGDEKLNYFGISYGTELGGVYAHLFPKNVGRAVFDAVVDPTQNSEEGALGQAKGFQLALGNFAQDCVNRGDECRLQGSTAKEIENNIIKLQKSLAGKPIPGIGGRMLTDSAATNGIAQALYSQELWPLLEQGLDEAEGGQGQLLMALSDALNGRDQQGRYSNIGAANTAINCADSKGRYTLAQTKEKLPAFRAASPVFGDFLGWAMMSCTDWPVAGTWDTPDVSAPGSAPILVIGNTGDPATPYEGARKMVERLGPGVGVELTYKGEGHGAYNSGDKCVQAAVNSYLLDGKVPPANTVCTKAPSSEETPAPAAG, encoded by the coding sequence ATGGGTCGAAACTTGGTGCGGGGTGCCGTGGCCGTCGTCGTCGCCGTCGGGCTGGCCGGGGTCAGCGGCTGTTCCGACGGTGGCGAGGGCAAGCCCGAGGCCGGGGGGACTCCCGGGGCCGCGCCCCTCAAGTGGGGGGAGTGCGAGGCTCCGGACGTCGCCGAAGGCGGCGGGCAGGCGCCGCCCAAGGACTGGGAGTGCGCCACGCTCCACGTCCCCCTCGACTACGCCAAGCCCGAGGGCGAGACGATCCCCCTCGCGCTGATCCGGGCCAAGGCCCGGGACAAGAACAAGCGGCTCGGCTCCCTCGTGTTCAACTTCGGCGGGCCCGGCGGGTCCGGGATCAGCACGCTGCCCGGCGCCGCGAAGGAGTACGAGGCCCTGCGGGAGCGGTACGACCTCGTGAGCTTCGACCCGCGCGGCGTGGGGAGCAGCGCCCCCGTCCTGTGCGAGGACGACAAGCAGCTCGACGCCTACTACGCGCAGGACTCCTCGCCCGAGACGCCCCAGGAGGAAAAGGCCTTCCTCGGGAACCTCGAAAAGTACAAGAACGCCTGCAAGGACAGGTCCGGGCACCTGCTGCCCTACGTCGGCACCGAGAACGCCGCCCGCGACCTCGACCGGATCCGCCAGGCCCTCGGCGACGAGAAGCTGAACTACTTCGGGATCTCCTACGGCACCGAGCTCGGCGGGGTCTACGCCCACCTCTTCCCCAAGAACGTCGGCCGGGCCGTCTTCGACGCCGTCGTCGATCCCACCCAGAACTCCGAGGAGGGCGCGCTCGGCCAGGCCAAGGGGTTCCAGCTCGCCCTCGGCAACTTCGCGCAGGATTGCGTGAACCGGGGCGACGAGTGCCGGCTCCAGGGCAGCACCGCCAAGGAGATCGAGAACAACATCATCAAGCTCCAGAAGAGCCTGGCCGGCAAGCCGATCCCCGGCATCGGCGGCCGGATGCTCACCGACTCCGCCGCCACGAACGGCATCGCCCAGGCCCTGTACTCGCAGGAGCTGTGGCCGCTGCTGGAGCAGGGGCTCGACGAGGCCGAGGGCGGGCAGGGGCAGTTGCTGATGGCGTTGTCCGACGCGCTCAACGGCCGTGACCAGCAAGGGCGCTACAGCAACATCGGCGCGGCCAACACGGCGATCAACTGCGCCGACTCCAAGGGCCGGTACACGCTGGCGCAGACGAAGGAGAAGCTGCCCGCCTTCCGCGCGGCCTCCCCCGTCTTCGGGGACTTCCTCGGCTGGGCCATGATGAGTTGCACCGACTGGCCCGTCGCGGGCACCTGGGACACCCCGGACGTCTCCGCTCCCGGATCGGCGCCCATCCTGGTGATCGGCAACACCGGCGACCCCGCCACCCCGTACGAGGGCGCCCGCAAGATGGTCGAGCGGCTCGGGCCGGGCGTCGGCGTGGAGCTCACGTACAAGGGCGAGGGGCACGGCGCCTACAACAGCGGCGACAAGTGCGTGCAGGCCGCGGTGAACAGCTACCTGCTGGACGGGAAGGTGCCGCCCGCCAACACCGTCTGCACCAAGGCGCCCTCCAGCGAGGAGACCCCCGCCCCGGCCGCGGGATGA
- a CDS encoding NAD-dependent epimerase/dehydratase family protein, translating into MRVLLIGANGYLGRYVADRLLADPAVQLTALGRGDDADVRFDLATGSPGALTRFLDAVHPGVVINCAGATRGGARELTRHNTVAVATICESLRRSGCGARLVQLGCAAEYGPSQPGSSTAEDAVPRPGGPYGVSKLAATELVLGSGLDAVVLRIFSPVGPGTPAGSPLGRLAEAMRRAMQNGDGELKLSGLGVQRDFVDVRDVARAVHAASLSAAQGVVNIGTGRAVRLRDAAAVLARVAGYGGALHELDVPQQGQHGHGPGHGPAGGHGHGHGLGHQGGVRPALAAIGSPRSEATAEQLASGAVTPPYPYPDGCGAWQQADVRTARDRLGWRPRIGLEESLADIWMEAACRI; encoded by the coding sequence ATGAGGGTGCTGCTGATCGGAGCCAACGGATACCTCGGCCGCTACGTCGCCGACCGGCTGCTCGCCGACCCCGCCGTCCAGCTCACCGCGCTCGGCCGCGGCGACGACGCGGACGTCCGCTTCGACCTCGCCACCGGCAGTCCCGGCGCCCTCACCCGGTTCCTCGACGCCGTCCACCCGGGCGTCGTCATCAACTGCGCCGGAGCCACCCGCGGCGGGGCCCGGGAGCTGACCCGGCACAACACCGTCGCCGTGGCCACCATCTGCGAATCCCTGCGCCGCAGCGGCTGCGGGGCCCGCCTCGTCCAGCTCGGCTGCGCCGCCGAGTACGGGCCCAGCCAGCCCGGGTCCTCCACGGCCGAGGACGCCGTGCCGAGACCGGGCGGCCCGTACGGCGTCAGCAAGCTGGCCGCCACCGAGCTGGTGCTCGGGTCGGGGCTGGACGCCGTCGTCCTGCGGATCTTCTCGCCCGTCGGGCCCGGCACCCCCGCCGGATCCCCGCTCGGCCGGCTCGCCGAGGCGATGCGCCGCGCGATGCAGAACGGGGACGGCGAGCTCAAGCTCAGCGGCCTCGGAGTCCAGCGCGACTTCGTGGACGTACGGGACGTGGCGCGGGCCGTGCACGCCGCCTCGCTCTCCGCCGCCCAGGGCGTCGTCAACATCGGTACCGGGCGCGCGGTCCGGCTGCGCGACGCGGCGGCGGTGCTCGCCCGGGTCGCCGGGTACGGAGGCGCCCTGCACGAGCTGGACGTACCGCAGCAGGGCCAGCACGGTCACGGGCCGGGACACGGTCCCGCCGGCGGTCACGGCCACGGCCACGGGCTCGGTCACCAGGGCGGCGTCCGGCCGGCGCTCGCCGCCATCGGCTCCCCGCGCTCCGAGGCGACGGCCGAGCAGCTCGCCTCCGGCGCCGTGACGCCCCCGTACCCCTACCCGGACGGCTGCGGCGCCTGGCAGCAGGCCGACGTGCGCACGGCCCGCGACCGGCTGGGCTGGCGGCCCCGGATCGGCCTGGAGGAGTCCCTGGCGGACATCTGGATGGAGGCGGCGTGCCGCATCTGA
- a CDS encoding ABC transporter permease — MSVLLQQSAAPPATGAPAPGAGAARQVWRRLRRRPSAGAAVAVLALLVLLALAAPLLAGLSGQDPDAYHDDLVDSARGGVPLGSLGGISADHWLGVEPGTGRDLFVRLLYGARVSLLVALGATSVQILVGVAAGLAAALGNRLTGHLIGRLTDVMIALPMLVLGIALTAVVPADFPRPLLLILVIGLLSWGGTARMVRAQTLALRGLDFVSAARLSGNGTLRIARRELLPSLAAPVITYAAIQVPTNIVAEASLSFLGVGVKPPTPSWGQMLSGAQTWFRADPLYVLLPAGLLFVTVLAFTVLGDAVRTALDPREGSRLRIGTAKEAAA, encoded by the coding sequence GTGAGCGTGCTCCTCCAGCAGTCCGCCGCGCCGCCCGCGACCGGGGCTCCCGCTCCCGGCGCGGGCGCCGCGCGCCAGGTCTGGCGGCGGCTGCGCCGCCGGCCCTCGGCCGGCGCCGCCGTCGCCGTCCTCGCGCTCCTCGTCCTCCTCGCCCTCGCGGCGCCCCTGCTCGCCGGGCTCAGCGGCCAGGACCCCGACGCGTACCACGACGACCTCGTGGACTCGGCGCGCGGCGGGGTCCCGCTCGGCTCCCTCGGCGGGATCTCCGCCGACCACTGGCTCGGCGTCGAACCCGGCACCGGCCGCGACCTGTTCGTCCGGCTGCTGTACGGGGCCCGCGTCTCCCTGCTCGTCGCGCTCGGCGCCACCTCCGTGCAGATCCTCGTCGGAGTCGCCGCCGGACTCGCCGCCGCCCTCGGCAACCGCCTCACGGGCCACCTCATCGGCCGGCTCACCGACGTGATGATCGCCCTGCCCATGCTGGTGCTCGGCATCGCCCTGACCGCCGTCGTCCCGGCCGACTTCCCGCGGCCCCTGCTGCTGATCCTCGTCATCGGACTGCTCAGCTGGGGCGGCACCGCCCGCATGGTGCGCGCCCAGACCCTGGCCCTGCGGGGCCTGGACTTCGTCTCCGCCGCCCGGCTGTCGGGCAACGGCACCCTGCGCATCGCCCGCCGCGAACTGCTGCCCTCCCTGGCCGCGCCCGTCATCACCTACGCCGCGATCCAGGTCCCCACCAACATCGTCGCCGAGGCCTCGCTCTCCTTCCTCGGCGTCGGCGTGAAGCCGCCGACGCCCTCCTGGGGACAGATGCTGTCCGGCGCGCAGACCTGGTTCCGCGCCGACCCCCTGTACGTCCTGCTCCCGGCCGGGCTGCTCTTCGTCACCGTGCTCGCGTTCACCGTGCTCGGCGACGCCGTCCGCACGGCCCTCGACCCGCGCGAAGGCTCCCGCCTGCGGATCGGCACCGCGAAGGAGGCCGCGGCGTGA